From one Equus asinus isolate D_3611 breed Donkey chromosome 5, EquAss-T2T_v2, whole genome shotgun sequence genomic stretch:
- the CALML6 gene encoding LOW QUALITY PROTEIN: calmodulin-like protein 6 (The sequence of the model RefSeq protein was modified relative to this genomic sequence to represent the inferred CDS: inserted 1 base in 1 codon; substituted 1 base at 1 genomic stop codon) gives SWAGASPQTERLTATQIKEYKGVFEMFDKEGNEDMQTGDLGXLTSLLGINPTKSELASVGKDVDRDNKGFFNCDSFPAVTRIYXEKAQTQENELRAAFRAFDKEGKGYIDWDMLKYVLVNAGEPLNKMEAEQMMKEADTDGGGTIKYEGEQGMGPGSLVARQGRAADLSLAPRVHGHDDRKVLQAGSVGAAATAVGGLPEEDCCPLLAILCPHPPGQLCGQ, from the exons AGCTGGGCTGGTGCGTCCCCGCAGACAGAGCGCCTGACGGCCACACAGATCAAGGAGTACAAGGGTGTCTTTGAGATGTTCGATAAGGAGGGCAATGAGGACATGCAGACAGGTGACCTGG GGCTCACGAGCCTGCTGGGCATCAACCCCACCAAGAGCGAGCTGGCCTCTGTGGGCAAGGATGTGGACAGAGACA ACAAAGGTTTCTTCAACTGCGACAGCTTCCCGGCTGTGACGCGGATTTACTGAGAGAAGGCCCAGACCCAGGAGAACGAGCTGAGGGCAGCCTTTCGCGCCTTTGACAAGGAGGGCAAGGGCTACATCGACTGGGACATGCTCAA GTATGTGCTCGTGAATGCGGGTGAGCCCCTCAACAAGATGGAGGCCGAGCAGATGATGAAAGAGGCTGACACGGACGGGGGTGGGACTATCAAGTATGAGGGTGAGCAGGGGATGGGCCCTGGGAGCTTGGTGGCCAGGCAAGGCCGGGCTGCTGACCTGTCCCTTGCTCCCAGAGTTCACGGCCATGATGACCGGAAAGTCCTTCAAGCTGGTTCAGTAGGAGCAGCTGCCACAGCCGTGGGAGGCCTGCCCGAGGAAGACTGCTGCCCACTGCTGGCCATTCTATGCCCCCATCCCCctggccagctctgtggccaatAA